A window from Culex pipiens pallens isolate TS chromosome 3, TS_CPP_V2, whole genome shotgun sequence encodes these proteins:
- the LOC120427625 gene encoding alkaline phosphatase-like isoform X2, with protein sequence MSTATKIKNFSNTWWSQRNPEGNDTVIMHPPPVSLPTDEKETLRQKRLISASEYEKTAQFWNVGAQLKLKEQLLKRTNRNVAKNVIFFLGDGMSIPTLAASRMYLGQMHGHTGEETQLSFEEFPDVGLVKTYCVDKQVADSACSATAYLTGVKANYATIGVTAAVKYNNCVDSSDPKNHVQSIMSWAQAAGKGTGIVTTTRVTHASPAGTYAHVANRDWESDADVEAKVEDSSQCQDIASQLVRNEPGKNFNVILGGGRRKFIPKNEKDVSGKPGQRMDSANLISEWFYSKPMGTARYVTNKRDLMGINFNETEYLMGLFNSDHLKYHMDSDPSEDPSLSDLTYAAIKSLEKHRNGYVLFIEGGKIDLAHHETKARKSLDETVQFSEAVLLATQLTNSDNTLIVVTADHSHVMSLAGYSKRGHDILDISDSISDVDKKAYTTLSYANGPGGPGPDEKGHRRNITQQMVKNKEFQYPKMVPLKYETHGGDDVALFAYGPWSHLFGGMYEQNVIPHLIGYAACIGDGLTACKR encoded by the exons ATGTCCACGGCCACCAAAATCAAGAATTTCTCCAACACCTGGTGGAGCCAGAGGAACCCAGAGGGGAACGACACGGTGATTA TGCACCCACCGCCAGTGAGTTTACCAACGGATGAGAAGGAGACTTTGCGCCAAAAGAGATTGATTTCGGCATCCGAGTACGAGAAAACCGCCCAATTTTGGAACGTCGGAGCCCAGTTGAAGCTGAAGGAACAACTGCTGAAGCGCACCAATCGTAACGTGGCCAAGAATGTGATATTTTTCCTTGGCGATGGGATGTCGATTCCCACCCTGGCGGCCAGTAGGATGTACCTCGGGCAGATGCATGGTCACACCGGTGAAGAAACGCAACTATCCTTCGAAGAGTTCCCAGACGTCGGCCTGGTGAAG ACGTACTGTGTGGATAAACAAGTTGCAGATTCTGCATGCTCGGCCACGGCATACCTTACTGGGGTGAAGGCAAATTATGCCACCATTGGTGTCACTGCTGCGGTTAAATACAACAATTGTGTCGATAGCAGTGACCCGAAGAATCATGTCCAGTCAATAATGAGCTGGGCGCAGGCCGCCGGTAAAGGAACCGGAATTGTCACCACCACAAGAGTCACGCACGCAAGCCCGGCCGGAACCTACGCTCACGTGGCGAACCGAGATTGGGAAAGTGACGCCGACGTCGAGGCCAAAGTGGAAGACTCTTCGCAGTGTCAGGATATTGCTTCCCAGTTGGTGCGGAATGAACCCGGGAAGAACTTTAACGTCATTCTGGGTGGAGGTAGGAGAAAGTTTATACCGAAAAACGAAAAGGATGTCTCGGGGAAGCCAGGCCAGCGGATGGACTCTGCAAACCTCATCTCGGAATGGTTCTACAGCAAACCGATGGGAACGGCCAGATACGTTACCAACAAGCGTGACCTCATGGGTATCAACTTTAACGAAACCGAATATCTGATGGGACTCTTCAACTCGGATCATCTCAAATACCACATGGACAGTGACCCTTCGGAGGATCCTTCGCTTAGTGACCTGACCTACGCAGCAATCAAAAGCCTCGAGAAGCACCGAAACGGGTATGTTCTGTTCATCGAGGGTGGCAAAATCGATCTGGCCCATCACGAAACCAAAGCCCGCAAATCTCTCGACGAAACGGTACAATTCTCGGAGGCAGTTTTACTCGCCACTCAGCTAACCAATTCGGACAACACACTGATTGTCGTAACAGCGGATCATTCCCACGTAATGTCCCTCGCCGGTTATTCAAAGCGTGGACACGATATTCTCGACATTAGTGACTCAATCAGTGACGTCGATAAGAAAGCGTACACCACTCTTTCGTACGCCAACGGACCCGGAGGACCAGGCCCGGATGAGAAAGGCCATCGGCGGAACATTACGCAGCAGATGGTCAAGAACAAAGAGTTCCAGTATCCGAAGATGGTGCCGCTCAAGTATGAAACCCACGGTGGCGACGATGTCGCGCTCTTTGCGTATGGTCCTTGGTCTCACCTGTTTGGCGGCATGTACGAGCAAAACGTTATCCCACACTTGATTGGATATGCAGCTTGCATTGGAGATGGTCTAACCGCGTGTAAACGGTAG
- the LOC120427625 gene encoding alkaline phosphatase-like isoform X1 encodes MFLHFCFVLSLLLCNVHGHQNQEFLQHLVEPEEPRGERHVHPPPVSLPTDEKETLRQKRLISASEYEKTAQFWNVGAQLKLKEQLLKRTNRNVAKNVIFFLGDGMSIPTLAASRMYLGQMHGHTGEETQLSFEEFPDVGLVKTYCVDKQVADSACSATAYLTGVKANYATIGVTAAVKYNNCVDSSDPKNHVQSIMSWAQAAGKGTGIVTTTRVTHASPAGTYAHVANRDWESDADVEAKVEDSSQCQDIASQLVRNEPGKNFNVILGGGRRKFIPKNEKDVSGKPGQRMDSANLISEWFYSKPMGTARYVTNKRDLMGINFNETEYLMGLFNSDHLKYHMDSDPSEDPSLSDLTYAAIKSLEKHRNGYVLFIEGGKIDLAHHETKARKSLDETVQFSEAVLLATQLTNSDNTLIVVTADHSHVMSLAGYSKRGHDILDISDSISDVDKKAYTTLSYANGPGGPGPDEKGHRRNITQQMVKNKEFQYPKMVPLKYETHGGDDVALFAYGPWSHLFGGMYEQNVIPHLIGYAACIGDGLTACKR; translated from the exons ATGTTTCTgcacttttgttttgttttatcgtTACTTTTGTGTAATGTCCACGGCCACCAAAATCAAGAATTTCTCCAACACCTGGTGGAGCCAGAGGAACCCAGAGGGGAACGACACG TGCACCCACCGCCAGTGAGTTTACCAACGGATGAGAAGGAGACTTTGCGCCAAAAGAGATTGATTTCGGCATCCGAGTACGAGAAAACCGCCCAATTTTGGAACGTCGGAGCCCAGTTGAAGCTGAAGGAACAACTGCTGAAGCGCACCAATCGTAACGTGGCCAAGAATGTGATATTTTTCCTTGGCGATGGGATGTCGATTCCCACCCTGGCGGCCAGTAGGATGTACCTCGGGCAGATGCATGGTCACACCGGTGAAGAAACGCAACTATCCTTCGAAGAGTTCCCAGACGTCGGCCTGGTGAAG ACGTACTGTGTGGATAAACAAGTTGCAGATTCTGCATGCTCGGCCACGGCATACCTTACTGGGGTGAAGGCAAATTATGCCACCATTGGTGTCACTGCTGCGGTTAAATACAACAATTGTGTCGATAGCAGTGACCCGAAGAATCATGTCCAGTCAATAATGAGCTGGGCGCAGGCCGCCGGTAAAGGAACCGGAATTGTCACCACCACAAGAGTCACGCACGCAAGCCCGGCCGGAACCTACGCTCACGTGGCGAACCGAGATTGGGAAAGTGACGCCGACGTCGAGGCCAAAGTGGAAGACTCTTCGCAGTGTCAGGATATTGCTTCCCAGTTGGTGCGGAATGAACCCGGGAAGAACTTTAACGTCATTCTGGGTGGAGGTAGGAGAAAGTTTATACCGAAAAACGAAAAGGATGTCTCGGGGAAGCCAGGCCAGCGGATGGACTCTGCAAACCTCATCTCGGAATGGTTCTACAGCAAACCGATGGGAACGGCCAGATACGTTACCAACAAGCGTGACCTCATGGGTATCAACTTTAACGAAACCGAATATCTGATGGGACTCTTCAACTCGGATCATCTCAAATACCACATGGACAGTGACCCTTCGGAGGATCCTTCGCTTAGTGACCTGACCTACGCAGCAATCAAAAGCCTCGAGAAGCACCGAAACGGGTATGTTCTGTTCATCGAGGGTGGCAAAATCGATCTGGCCCATCACGAAACCAAAGCCCGCAAATCTCTCGACGAAACGGTACAATTCTCGGAGGCAGTTTTACTCGCCACTCAGCTAACCAATTCGGACAACACACTGATTGTCGTAACAGCGGATCATTCCCACGTAATGTCCCTCGCCGGTTATTCAAAGCGTGGACACGATATTCTCGACATTAGTGACTCAATCAGTGACGTCGATAAGAAAGCGTACACCACTCTTTCGTACGCCAACGGACCCGGAGGACCAGGCCCGGATGAGAAAGGCCATCGGCGGAACATTACGCAGCAGATGGTCAAGAACAAAGAGTTCCAGTATCCGAAGATGGTGCCGCTCAAGTATGAAACCCACGGTGGCGACGATGTCGCGCTCTTTGCGTATGGTCCTTGGTCTCACCTGTTTGGCGGCATGTACGAGCAAAACGTTATCCCACACTTGATTGGATATGCAGCTTGCATTGGAGATGGTCTAACCGCGTGTAAACGGTAG